From Brassica oleracea var. oleracea cultivar TO1000 chromosome C3, BOL, whole genome shotgun sequence, a single genomic window includes:
- the LOC106334089 gene encoding late seed maturation protein P8B6-like — protein sequence MASQQEKKQLDERAKKGETVVQGGTGGKSFEAQQHLAEGRSRGGTTRKEQLGTEGYQQMGRKGGTRTGKADDEDEGEEMDEPTSRTRT from the exons ATGGCGTCTCAACAGGAGAAGAAACAGCTAGACGAGAGGGCCAAGAAGGGAGAAACGGTCGTGCAAGGTGGCACTGGAGGCAAAAGCTTCGAAGCTCAACAGCATCTTGCTGAAG GGAGGAGCCGAGGAGGCACTACACGGAAAGAGCAGTTAGGAACTGAAGGATATCAACAGATGGGACGCAAAGGAGGTACTAGAACTGGAAAGGCTGACGATGAAGATGAAGGAGAGGAGATGGATGAACCCACATCCAGGACCAGGACTTAA